In Leuconostoc kimchii IMSNU 11154, one genomic interval encodes:
- a CDS encoding YslB family protein: MNINDYDKILQTNFQVNSFALSLLRDGLLKNLLQEDYPHILYWAGKEIARQFPTDTLSSVTDFFDHAGFGHLEIASQDSKNQRWYLTGDLVQQRLSLDRTADFSLEAGFLAQQLEVQTGAIAEATFNLMKKNVGVSFDVVTDLNETVDVSDLKQRVAARETFLKQTHETVEHAKIVDVRDDDAISREQSITDSLLAFNFDDISLPPEEQTSLSAMSGDDAIDPFNFPTTSNKDEQ, from the coding sequence ATGAATATCAATGATTATGATAAAATTTTACAAACAAATTTTCAAGTTAACAGTTTCGCCCTATCACTTCTACGTGATGGTCTCTTAAAAAACCTATTACAAGAAGATTATCCGCACATTCTTTACTGGGCAGGAAAAGAAATTGCGCGACAATTTCCAACTGATACACTAAGTTCAGTGACTGATTTTTTCGATCATGCTGGTTTTGGTCACTTGGAAATTGCCTCACAAGACAGTAAAAATCAACGTTGGTACCTCACTGGTGACTTAGTACAACAACGTTTGTCTCTTGATAGAACTGCTGATTTCAGTTTAGAGGCTGGCTTTTTAGCACAACAACTTGAGGTACAAACTGGTGCAATTGCTGAAGCCACTTTTAATTTAATGAAAAAAAATGTTGGGGTAAGTTTTGACGTTGTCACTGATTTAAATGAAACTGTTGATGTTTCTGATCTCAAACAACGTGTTGCTGCACGTGAAACCTTTCTAAAACAAACTCACGAAACAGTTGAGCATGCTAAAATTGTTGACGTGCGTGATGATGACGCGATTTCTCGTGAACAATCTATCACGGATTCACTCTTAGCCTTTAATTTTGACGACATTAGCCTACCGCCAGAAGAACAAACTAGTTTAAGTGCTATGTCTGGTGATGACGCAATTGATCCGTTCAATTTCCCCACAACATCAAATAAAGATGAACAATAG
- the racE gene encoding glutamate racemase has translation MNKNNPIGMVDSGVGGLTVIKAAQKQLPNEQFIFIGDTARMPYGPRTTDEVIAYTLQMANFLVNEKHIKLLVIACNTATARALSVLQDQLSIPVIGVIQPGAKAAQLATKNKKIGVIATQGTVTSEAYDVQLHHYNSQITVVSQAEPEFVQTVELNKYHSDEARKLVNSHLATLKAAKIDTLILGCTHFPLLTPFIKSAIGENVTLIDSGQETVQVIQDCLAQSHLSTVSKHDHNDDVYYTTGDPVLFKAIATDWLEREKTLDVRQLKIVDAGTQQHLEE, from the coding sequence ATGAATAAAAATAATCCAATCGGGATGGTTGATTCTGGTGTTGGCGGATTAACCGTAATTAAGGCTGCACAGAAGCAACTACCTAACGAACAATTTATCTTTATTGGCGATACAGCACGTATGCCATATGGCCCACGAACGACTGATGAGGTGATTGCTTACACACTCCAAATGGCTAATTTTTTGGTGAATGAGAAGCATATAAAATTACTGGTTATTGCCTGTAACACGGCAACTGCCCGGGCCTTATCAGTACTTCAAGATCAGTTATCGATTCCAGTTATTGGTGTGATTCAACCAGGTGCGAAAGCGGCACAATTAGCGACAAAAAATAAAAAAATCGGCGTTATTGCGACACAGGGCACAGTAACATCTGAAGCATATGATGTACAATTACACCATTATAACAGCCAAATAACTGTTGTCTCACAAGCAGAACCTGAATTTGTTCAAACTGTTGAATTAAACAAATACCATAGTGATGAAGCACGAAAACTTGTCAATAGTCATTTAGCTACCTTAAAAGCAGCCAAAATCGATACGTTAATTTTGGGATGTACGCATTTTCCATTGTTGACACCTTTTATTAAATCGGCAATTGGTGAGAATGTGACGCTAATTGATTCTGGGCAAGAAACAGTGCAAGTCATTCAAGATTGTCTGGCGCAATCTCATTTATCGACAGTTAGCAAACATGACCATAATGATGATGTCTATTATACAACTGGTGATCCAGTGTTGTTTAAAGCCATTGCAACGGATTGGTTGGAACGAGAAAAAACGTTGGATGTTCGTCAATTAAAAATTGTTGATGCAGGTACCCAACAACATCTGGAGGAGTAA
- a CDS encoding XTP/dITP diphosphatase: MPRLILASNNAHKITELEAILKTSNVDLSVIPLRDLGSDVPEMIEDGTTFEENATKKVTTIAQIAPYDYILADDSGLSINALNGEPGVYSARYAGDHDDEANIDKVLTKMAHVTDRSAQFSSVIVLIGPNKHKLVVSGVIDGTIASQRQGSNGFGYDPIFFVPQFSKTFAELTADEKNQVSHRGLALQELGRRLPQWLKGE, translated from the coding sequence ATGCCACGACTAATTTTGGCAAGTAATAATGCCCACAAAATAACAGAGTTAGAAGCAATTTTAAAAACAAGCAATGTTGATTTATCGGTCATACCTTTGCGTGATTTAGGAAGTGATGTCCCCGAAATGATTGAGGATGGTACAACATTTGAAGAAAATGCGACAAAAAAGGTGACAACAATTGCACAAATTGCACCATATGATTATATTTTAGCTGATGATTCTGGCTTATCAATAAATGCACTAAACGGGGAGCCGGGGGTCTATTCTGCACGTTATGCAGGTGACCATGATGATGAGGCCAATATTGATAAAGTATTAACTAAAATGGCGCATGTAACAGACCGTTCGGCACAATTCAGTAGCGTTATTGTGTTGATTGGACCAAATAAACACAAATTAGTTGTGAGCGGTGTGATTGATGGTACCATTGCATCACAACGACAGGGATCCAATGGATTTGGTTATGATCCAATTTTCTTCGTACCACAATTTTCAAAAACCTTTGCTGAGTTGACAGCAGATGAAAAAAATCAGGTCAGTCATCGTGGTCTTGCGTTACAAGAATTAGGCCGCCGGTTACCGCAATGGTTGAAAGGAGAATGA
- a CDS encoding YfcE family phosphodiesterase, with amino-acid sequence MTKFLIISDTHGDRDILVQIINHWRSKVDGIFYNGDSELSAQDDVFSDVYTVLGNMDYDPDFAETHTETVAGTTFFQTHGHLYQATVPGTWANLSLMDQAAQSRGAQVVLFGHTHLEGAVSYHHKLFINPGSISLPKGPRAMIGGTYAILAVEEKQYVVHFYNRAQQLLENLTVSVER; translated from the coding sequence ATGACAAAATTTTTAATTATTTCAGATACGCATGGTGATCGTGATATTCTAGTACAAATTATTAATCATTGGCGCTCAAAAGTTGATGGCATTTTTTATAATGGCGATTCAGAATTATCAGCGCAAGACGATGTCTTTTCTGATGTCTACACAGTGCTAGGTAACATGGATTATGATCCTGATTTCGCTGAAACACATACAGAAACAGTTGCGGGCACGACTTTTTTCCAGACACACGGCCATTTGTATCAGGCAACTGTTCCGGGTACTTGGGCTAATTTGTCGTTAATGGACCAAGCTGCGCAGAGTCGTGGTGCACAGGTTGTTTTATTTGGACATACACACCTTGAGGGTGCCGTGAGTTATCATCATAAGTTATTTATTAATCCTGGGTCAATCAGTTTGCCAAAGGGTCCTCGTGCAATGATTGGTGGCACATATGCGATTTTAGCCGTCGAAGAAAAACAATATGTGGTACATTTTTACAATCGCGCACAGCAATTGCTGGAAAATTTGACAGTGTCAGTTGAACGGTAA
- the ruvB gene encoding Holliday junction branch migration DNA helicase RuvB, with amino-acid sequence MVDQQEPQFNQWYDDTTPTDQLVHDSEANALEQRDELSLRPQFLREYIGQSALKEELDVYISAAKQREEALDHVLLFGPPGLGKTTLAMIIANEMAVHIKTTSGPAIEKPGDLVALLNELEPGDILFIDEIHRLPTNIEEIMYSAMEDYFVDIMVGQGPTARAVHFPLPPFTLIGATTRPGMLSKPLRDRFGIINSMAYYTPEELQEIVVRSADIFHAPIKPQGAYEVALRSRGTPRIANRLLKRVRDFAQVQGKDAIDKGIVDIALNKLRVDNRGLDETDHKFLGTMIDYYNGGPVGLNTIAANIGEEAETLESMVEPYLLQIGFLQRTPRGRVVTEVAYQHLKVPYQKEL; translated from the coding sequence ATGGTAGACCAACAGGAACCACAATTTAATCAATGGTATGATGACACAACACCAACGGATCAGCTTGTACATGATTCTGAAGCAAATGCGTTAGAGCAGCGTGACGAATTATCACTTCGTCCGCAATTTTTGCGTGAGTATATCGGGCAATCAGCTTTGAAAGAAGAACTGGATGTCTACATTTCTGCGGCTAAGCAGCGTGAAGAAGCGTTGGATCATGTCTTGCTTTTTGGCCCACCAGGTCTTGGTAAAACAACATTAGCGATGATTATTGCTAATGAAATGGCTGTGCATATCAAAACAACTTCTGGACCAGCCATTGAAAAACCAGGCGACTTGGTGGCACTACTGAATGAACTAGAGCCAGGTGACATTTTATTTATTGATGAGATTCATCGTTTACCAACAAATATCGAAGAAATCATGTATTCTGCTATGGAAGATTACTTTGTAGACATTATGGTTGGTCAGGGACCTACGGCTCGAGCAGTTCACTTTCCATTACCACCGTTCACGTTAATAGGTGCGACGACACGGCCAGGTATGCTTTCAAAGCCGCTACGGGATCGTTTTGGTATCATTAACTCGATGGCTTACTATACACCAGAAGAACTACAAGAAATTGTTGTGCGGTCTGCAGATATTTTTCATGCACCGATTAAGCCACAAGGCGCCTATGAAGTTGCTTTAAGGTCACGTGGCACACCGCGTATTGCAAATCGCCTATTAAAGCGTGTACGTGATTTTGCACAAGTACAAGGGAAAGATGCAATCGACAAAGGCATTGTGGACATTGCGTTAAATAAATTGCGCGTTGATAACCGCGGATTAGATGAAACAGATCATAAATTTTTAGGAACCATGATCGACTATTATAATGGTGGTCCTGTGGGATTAAACACTATTGCAGCAAATATTGGTGAGGAGGCTGAGACTTTGGAATCGATGGTTGAGCCTTATTTGTTACAGATTGGCTTTTTACAACGAACACCTCGTGGGCGTGTTGTAACTGAAGTGGCGTATCAGCACCTTAAAGTACCTTATCAAAAGGAATTATAA
- a CDS encoding metallophosphoesterase family protein: MQYIISDTHFNHEKILYFDQSRADSLKKLGIDPTIENMDTYLEKVWNNTVHNTDTVYFLGDLGMFRKKQDFVAQLTRLNGQKVFFKGNHDHSDQLKAALKTPETNIVAVVETAKALKINGIHVWLSHYAIDLPYPILSLHGHIHEAEYRHPGMVNLSLDSAYMQTRPFGVPISFDELTPLLTERLAEITTLYQVESDNKRYDRFIERAFDETITLNKPTATQRHQLALLVDYLNTNDLTFTHVLDKFNIPNENKILSQAEKEQVTLTGFEFEKTTGLTGDKGKKND, from the coding sequence ATGCAATATATTATTTCAGATACGCATTTTAATCATGAAAAAATTCTATATTTTGATCAATCTCGTGCGGATTCTCTCAAAAAACTTGGCATTGATCCCACAATTGAAAATATGGACACCTATCTTGAAAAAGTTTGGAATAACACGGTACACAATACGGATACGGTGTATTTTTTGGGTGACTTGGGCATGTTTCGAAAGAAACAAGATTTTGTTGCACAGCTGACACGTTTAAACGGACAAAAAGTGTTTTTCAAGGGCAACCATGATCATTCGGATCAACTCAAGGCTGCGTTGAAAACACCTGAAACAAATATTGTGGCGGTTGTTGAGACAGCTAAAGCATTAAAAATCAATGGCATACATGTTTGGTTGAGCCATTATGCAATTGATTTGCCATATCCTATCTTATCGCTTCATGGACATATTCATGAAGCGGAGTACCGGCATCCAGGAATGGTTAACTTATCGCTTGATTCCGCGTATATGCAAACGCGCCCGTTTGGTGTACCTATCAGTTTTGATGAGCTCACGCCGCTACTGACGGAACGACTTGCTGAGATTACCACGTTATATCAGGTTGAATCAGATAATAAACGGTACGACCGTTTCATTGAGCGCGCATTTGATGAAACCATTACTCTTAACAAGCCGACAGCAACACAACGTCATCAACTAGCTTTGTTGGTTGATTATCTGAATACTAATGATTTGACGTTTACTCATGTTTTGGATAAATTTAACATTCCAAATGAAAACAAAATATTATCTCAGGCAGAAAAAGAACAAGTAACCCTGACCGGGTTTGAATTTGAGAAGACAACTGGGTTGACCGGTGATAAAGGTAAAAAAAATGACTGA
- the queA gene encoding tRNA preQ1(34) S-adenosylmethionine ribosyltransferase-isomerase QueA, producing the protein MTEETRYQLTDFDYNLPEELIAQTPLKQRDSSRLLVLDADSGDYEDKHFYDILSYVNPGDAIVMNNSRVLPARLHGARPETGGHAEVLLLRQDHGDVWETLVKPAKKSPIGSTIVFGDDMNHPIMTATVVGELEHGGRYIEFHYDGIFMELLDKLGEMPLPPYIKEKLADQERYQTVYSKVDGSAAAPTAGLHWTPELLDKVRAKGVQTVELTLHVGLGTFRPVEEENIEDHKMHSEFYQLSQEAADALNQVHANGGRIIATGTTSIRTLETIGSKFNGHLQADSGWTDIFIKPGYHWTTVDAFITNFHLPKSTLVMLVAAFTGRDNILNAYQHAVDDKYRFFSFGDAMFIKR; encoded by the coding sequence ATGACTGAAGAAACACGCTACCAACTAACAGATTTTGATTATAATTTACCAGAAGAATTGATTGCACAGACGCCACTAAAACAACGTGATTCATCACGCTTATTGGTATTAGATGCCGATAGTGGTGATTATGAGGATAAACATTTTTATGACATTTTATCATATGTTAATCCAGGGGATGCGATTGTGATGAACAATTCTCGTGTACTACCTGCACGTTTACATGGTGCACGACCTGAAACAGGTGGACATGCTGAAGTATTGTTGCTACGCCAAGATCATGGTGATGTCTGGGAAACTTTGGTTAAACCAGCAAAAAAATCACCCATTGGTTCAACAATTGTTTTTGGTGATGACATGAACCACCCAATCATGACAGCAACGGTTGTTGGTGAACTAGAACATGGCGGTCGCTATATTGAATTTCATTATGATGGCATTTTCATGGAATTATTAGACAAATTAGGTGAAATGCCACTGCCACCTTATATTAAAGAAAAACTAGCAGATCAAGAACGTTATCAAACTGTTTATTCAAAGGTTGATGGTTCTGCGGCTGCGCCAACGGCTGGATTACATTGGACACCAGAGCTGCTAGATAAGGTTCGTGCAAAGGGCGTTCAAACAGTTGAATTGACGTTGCACGTTGGCTTGGGAACGTTTAGACCGGTTGAAGAAGAAAATATTGAAGATCATAAAATGCATTCTGAGTTCTACCAGTTGAGTCAAGAGGCCGCTGATGCTTTGAATCAAGTTCATGCTAATGGTGGACGTATTATTGCCACTGGTACGACTTCTATACGTACCTTGGAAACAATTGGGTCTAAGTTCAACGGGCACTTGCAGGCTGATTCTGGTTGGACGGATATTTTTATCAAACCAGGCTACCACTGGACAACTGTTGATGCTTTTATCACAAATTTTCATCTTCCTAAATCAACTTTGGTGATGTTAGTTGCGGCTTTTACAGGGCGCGATAATATTTTAAATGCTTATCAGCACGCTGTTGATGACAAATATCGTTTCTTTAGCTTTGGAGATGCGATGTTTATTAAACGTTAA
- the ruvA gene encoding Holliday junction branch migration protein RuvA, which translates to MYEYINGLITNIYPAYLVICDRSGVGYKLFAANPYRFEQNVESHVYVEQIVRENDIAMYGFIDENEKILFNKLLNVSGIGPKSALAILASDDATGLVNAVANDDASYLTQFPGVGKKTAQQIVLDLKGKLDDLAISAGVQGPTREQNTNQALSDALEALESLGYSAKEVAKLEKTLASQQDTTDGYIRSALKLLVN; encoded by the coding sequence GTGTATGAATATATTAATGGCTTAATTACGAATATTTATCCAGCTTACTTAGTTATCTGCGATCGCAGTGGTGTGGGGTATAAACTATTTGCAGCTAATCCTTATCGTTTTGAACAAAATGTTGAATCTCATGTATATGTTGAGCAAATTGTACGTGAAAATGATATTGCCATGTACGGCTTTATTGATGAAAATGAAAAAATATTATTTAATAAATTACTTAATGTCTCGGGGATTGGACCCAAAAGCGCGCTAGCAATTCTTGCTAGTGATGATGCAACAGGTTTAGTCAATGCGGTAGCCAATGATGATGCAAGTTATTTGACGCAATTCCCGGGTGTTGGTAAAAAAACAGCGCAACAAATTGTTTTAGACCTAAAGGGTAAGTTGGATGATTTGGCAATATCAGCTGGTGTCCAGGGACCAACAAGGGAACAAAATACTAATCAAGCATTGTCAGATGCGTTGGAAGCGCTAGAGTCGTTGGGCTATAGTGCAAAAGAAGTGGCTAAGCTGGAGAAAACGTTAGCCAGTCAACAAGATACGACAGACGGTTATATTCGTTCAGCACTAAAGTTATTGGTAAACTAA
- a CDS encoding deoxynucleoside kinase has protein sequence MVIITAGMIGVGKTTLTGLIAEHFGTKAFYEPVGDNPVLPLYYSDPKQYGFLLQIYFLNRRFDMIKKALADDNNVLDRSIYEDALFTSENHKDGNITDAEMSVYTQLLDNMMSELQKLPKKAPDLLVYAETDFETILYRIKKRGRDYEQFDDNDELRQYYFRIWSAYRDWFDAYDASPKLKIDLQTYDLEKEENQDIILQQIEDELKLIR, from the coding sequence ATGGTGATTATCACGGCAGGTATGATTGGTGTTGGCAAAACAACGTTAACTGGATTGATTGCAGAACATTTTGGCACAAAAGCATTTTACGAACCGGTGGGTGATAATCCTGTGCTCCCACTTTATTATTCTGATCCGAAACAATATGGCTTTCTTTTGCAAATATACTTTCTTAATCGACGCTTTGATATGATTAAGAAAGCGTTAGCAGACGACAACAATGTCTTAGATCGTTCAATATATGAAGATGCACTATTTACATCTGAAAATCATAAAGACGGCAACATTACTGATGCTGAGATGTCAGTCTACACACAATTACTCGACAATATGATGTCTGAGCTACAAAAATTGCCAAAAAAGGCGCCTGATTTGCTCGTCTATGCTGAAACGGATTTTGAAACGATTCTATATCGCATCAAGAAACGCGGCCGTGACTATGAACAATTCGATGATAACGACGAATTACGCCAATATTATTTCAGAATTTGGTCGGCTTATCGTGATTGGTTTGATGCCTACGATGCTTCACCAAAATTAAAAATCGACTTACAAACATACGACTTAGAAAAAGAAGAAAATCAAGATATTATCCTGCAACAAATTGAAGATGAATTAAAATTGATCCGGTAA
- the mscL gene encoding large-conductance mechanosensitive channel protein MscL: protein MLSEFKTFIMRGNVLDLAVGVIIGGAFTGLVKSLTNNLIGPILTFFTGGTSDLANLELVITKQLTFKYGAFLNDLINFLITAFVVFILIKVVNRLFRTNKSEEVAVNPELEILSDIRDLLETQKKA from the coding sequence ATGCTCTCAGAATTCAAAACATTTATCATGCGCGGTAACGTACTTGATTTAGCCGTCGGTGTTATTATTGGTGGTGCTTTTACAGGATTAGTTAAATCATTAACCAACAACTTAATCGGTCCAATCTTGACATTCTTCACTGGTGGTACATCTGATTTAGCCAATTTAGAATTAGTCATCACAAAACAATTAACATTTAAGTATGGTGCCTTTTTAAACGATCTGATTAACTTCTTAATTACAGCCTTTGTGGTCTTTATTTTAATCAAAGTAGTCAACCGCCTCTTCCGTACAAATAAGTCAGAAGAAGTGGCAGTTAACCCTGAATTAGAAATTCTTTCTGATATTCGTGATCTATTAGAAACTCAGAAAAAAGCTTAA
- a CDS encoding PH domain-containing protein yields MIPENAQSLPKRVKAAWLVVDISALLIVFVIGLIVNLVFKLDWSGLVAIGINGLFGIVMLAIIGDAVLIPYHYRFYKYVVNGSAVSIYKGFIWRRSETIPLNRIQNVDTRQGPIFGFFHLQNLAIVTAAHAFKIEGINEDVAQYLRDQLIAAARQAREVDTDD; encoded by the coding sequence ATGATCCCAGAAAATGCACAGAGTTTACCAAAACGTGTGAAAGCGGCTTGGCTAGTTGTTGATATCAGCGCCTTATTGATTGTTTTTGTTATTGGACTGATTGTCAATCTTGTTTTTAAATTAGATTGGTCTGGCCTAGTAGCAATAGGAATCAATGGCTTATTTGGCATTGTGATGTTGGCGATTATTGGTGATGCTGTTCTTATCCCATATCATTATCGATTTTATAAATATGTGGTCAATGGATCGGCTGTCTCAATTTATAAAGGGTTTATTTGGCGCCGTTCAGAAACGATTCCGTTGAATCGTATTCAAAACGTGGATACAAGGCAAGGGCCAATCTTTGGATTTTTCCATCTGCAAAATTTAGCTATTGTCACCGCGGCGCATGCCTTTAAAATTGAAGGTATTAACGAAGATGTTGCGCAGTATCTACGTGACCAATTGATTGCTGCGGCCCGCCAAGCGCGTGAGGTTGATACAGATGATTAA
- a CDS encoding PH domain-containing protein, translating into MIKGQRQSRIAILSDAISSIKMIGWPIIFIFFGGQHTWSTRIMILGAGLLLALLFGFLNWFFFTYDMSAYELTTSQGIFVKKHVHMPFERVQTITRTQPIYFRPFNVFKVNVETSGKNDDKLIFNALSLSQIEYIETRRQEAQTKQSDVEMAAVQPEVSATYQINNRDLILYALTSLGSLGTMGIIYAGLTMMNDLMPQNIQNRFYGLFNHQTMTVYALLVFIVLMIAIILSFLRLYGHYFKFTISRVGSHLAIKRGFLTIRAVNLRTSRIQAVYYEQTLLRRLVHLVSVKVLLASSMKEDEEQTKQTTLIPVVTERQRSKILHRFLPKYNFQQPDKAPMASHALFLRLRFIFLLDLMVMLLLLVAFELILMSLQVTFSFWWLLFATVILLMYTLGGAYIAMSDQGLSLTDDYLMIQRTINYTKRTYFIPYEKIQGYSISQTWFMARQKTQHIHIIVRDGDSYQRVTLRYLKASSIDQLDEILKHVK; encoded by the coding sequence ATGATTAAAGGTCAGCGTCAATCTAGGATTGCTATTTTGTCTGATGCCATATCAAGTATAAAAATGATTGGTTGGCCAATCATTTTTATTTTCTTTGGTGGTCAACACACATGGTCGACAAGGATCATGATCCTTGGTGCTGGTTTGTTACTAGCATTGTTGTTTGGCTTTTTAAATTGGTTTTTTTTTACGTACGATATGTCTGCTTATGAACTAACAACGTCACAAGGTATTTTTGTAAAAAAACATGTGCATATGCCATTTGAAAGAGTTCAGACAATTACACGGACACAACCGATTTATTTCCGACCTTTTAACGTCTTTAAAGTCAATGTGGAGACATCCGGTAAAAATGATGATAAGTTGATATTTAACGCCTTATCATTGTCACAAATTGAGTATATTGAAACACGACGTCAGGAAGCACAGACAAAACAATCAGATGTTGAAATGGCAGCAGTTCAACCAGAGGTTAGTGCGACTTACCAAATTAATAACCGTGATTTGATTTTGTATGCATTAACATCGTTAGGCAGTTTGGGGACGATGGGTATTATTTATGCTGGATTAACAATGATGAACGATTTGATGCCGCAAAATATTCAAAATCGTTTTTATGGTTTGTTTAATCATCAAACGATGACTGTTTATGCGTTGTTAGTGTTTATCGTGCTAATGATTGCTATCATATTGTCGTTTTTACGTTTATATGGACACTATTTTAAATTCACGATATCACGTGTTGGTTCGCATCTAGCCATTAAACGAGGGTTTTTGACCATCAGAGCAGTTAATTTACGTACGTCACGTATTCAGGCTGTTTATTATGAACAGACGTTACTGCGCCGATTAGTTCATCTTGTATCAGTTAAGGTTTTATTAGCCTCATCGATGAAAGAGGATGAAGAACAGACAAAACAGACAACGCTTATACCAGTCGTTACTGAACGTCAGCGCTCGAAAATATTACACAGATTTTTACCAAAATACAACTTTCAGCAACCAGACAAAGCACCGATGGCCTCACATGCGTTATTTTTAAGGTTGCGCTTTATCTTTTTGTTAGACTTAATGGTCATGTTACTATTATTGGTAGCTTTTGAATTGATTTTAATGTCTCTACAAGTCACGTTTAGTTTTTGGTGGTTGCTGTTTGCAACTGTTATTTTACTAATGTACACCTTGGGTGGCGCTTATATAGCCATGTCAGATCAAGGGCTGAGCTTGACTGATGATTATTTAATGATACAAAGGACGATTAATTATACAAAACGAACTTACTTTATACCCTACGAAAAAATTCAAGGGTATTCAATTTCTCAAACTTGGTTTATGGCACGTCAAAAAACGCAACATATTCATATTATTGTGCGTGATGGTGATTCATATCAGCGGGTCACATTGCGATATCTTAAGGCGTCTAGCATTGATCAGTTAGACGAAATATTAAAACATGTCAAGTGA
- the rpsP gene encoding 30S ribosomal protein S16 produces the protein MSVKIRLKRMGAKKRPFYRVVIADSRSPRDGRFIETVGTYNPISQPEEIKLDEAKILSWLSNGAQPSDTVRNLLSHAGILAKYAETKSGKKPASAKTTTAVAKPTEKNTVAEIKAYLDAQGTEYASSAKKADLLALV, from the coding sequence ATGTCAGTTAAGATCCGTTTGAAGCGTATGGGTGCAAAAAAGCGTCCGTTCTACCGTGTTGTTATTGCTGATTCACGTTCACCTCGTGATGGCCGTTTCATCGAAACAGTTGGAACATACAACCCAATTTCACAACCAGAAGAAATCAAGTTGGATGAAGCTAAGATTTTGTCATGGTTGAGCAATGGTGCACAACCATCAGACACTGTTCGTAACTTGTTGAGCCATGCTGGTATTTTAGCAAAGTATGCAGAAACAAAGTCAGGTAAGAAGCCAGCTTCTGCCAAGACAACAACTGCAGTAGCAAAGCCAACAGAAAAGAATACAGTTGCTGAAATTAAAGCTTATTTGGATGCCCAAGGTACAGAATACGCTTCTTCAGCTAAGAAGGCTGATTTGTTAGCTTTGGTATAA